One Clarias gariepinus isolate MV-2021 ecotype Netherlands chromosome 5, CGAR_prim_01v2, whole genome shotgun sequence genomic region harbors:
- the LOC128524309 gene encoding secretin receptor, giving the protein MKLSEIHQAALAALITFSSSHVKSIPLECDPEYLWLQEEENCKNIIHQDNITHANSTGCSGLWDDVNCWPPAEVGDVISQQCPTFLMVKGIVRRNCTENGWSDPFPPYVLACRYSNVMVNPPSDMTLVSHEYFLWVKIMYSVGYSISLISLTIAFMLLCVFRKLHCTRNFIHMQLFLSFILRAVLIFIRDAVLHDSQDYYHCDSHPIGCKVALIFSNYGILANYSWLLVEGHYLHSLIHLSLRSPRKRFHWYISFGWGAPMLIIIAWSVAKYLQEDEGCWETRSRGWIWWILRVPVILFITVNLLFFLRIMQTIVSKMRGPDMIGNEFKQHKKLAKSTLLLVSLFGVQYGLFTFFPDGVNLLTFQICNAIELALASTQGFTVALLYCFLNGEVQHEITRRWRRWRLKQSVHGDTRLHNGSLSQSGLPLTQISLLGRHNNMS; this is encoded by the exons ATGAAGCTCTCGGAGATCCACCAAGCTGCACTAGCGGCTCTCATCACTTTCTCATCCTCACAC GTAAAATCAATCCCCTTGGAGTGTGATCCGGAGTACCTATGGCTTCAGGAAGAGGAGAACTGCAAAAACATTATCCACCAAGACAACATTACACATGCTAACTCCACAG GATGCAGTGGATTATGGGATGATGTGAACTGTTGGCCTCCTGCAGAAGTTGGAGATGTGATCTCTCAACAGTGCCCAACGTTCCTCATGGTCAAAG GAATTGTAAGGAGAAACTGTACAGAGAATGGGTGGTCAGATCCGTTCCCACCGTATGTGCTGGCCTGCAGATACTCGAATGTCATGGTGAACCCTCCCTCAGATATG acacTGGTGTCACATGAGTACTTTCTGTGGGTAAAGATCATGTACTCAGTGGGTTACAGCATCTCCCTCATCTCTCTCACCATTGCTTTCATGCTGCTGTGTGTATTCAG AAAGCTCCATTGCACTCGGAATTTCATCCACATGCAGCTCTTTTTGTCCTTCATTTTGCGGGCTGTTTTAATTTTCATCAGAGATGCAGTGTTACACGACTCACAGGATTATTACCACTGTGACTCTCACCcg ATTGGATGTAAAGTGGCACTGATTTTTTCTAACTATGGAATATTGGCCAACTACAGCTGGCTGCTGGTCGAGGGTCATTACCTGCACAGCCTCATTCATCTGTCTCTACGTTCCCCAAGAAAACGCTTCCACTGGTACATCAGCTTTGGGTGgg GCGCTCCTATGCTCATCATCATTGCGTGGAGTGTTGCCAAATATCTGCAGGAGGATGAGGG GTGTTGGGAGACAAGAAGCAGAGGCTGGATCTGGTGGATTCTGAGAGTTCCTGTAATCCTGTTCATTACC GTGAACCTCCTGTTTTTCCTGAGAATCATGCAAACAATAGTAAGCAAGATGAGAGGTCCGGACATGATTGGAAATGAGTTTAAACAGCACAA GAAGCTGGCCAAGTCCACACTGCTGCTAGTGTCACTGTTTGGTGTGCAGTATGGCCTCTTCACCTTCTTTCCCGATGGAGTCAACCTCCTCACTTTCCAGATCTGCAATGCCATTGAGCTCGCCCTGGCCTCCACACAG GGCTTTACAGTTGCACTTCTATACTGCTTCCTGAATGGAGAG GTTCAGCATGAGATTACACGCCGCTGGCGACGGTGGCGCCTCAAGCAGAGTGTCCATGGCGACACCAGATTGCACAATGGTTCCCTCAGCCAAAGTGGCCTACCACTCACACAGATCTCTCTCTTAGGCAGACATAATAATATGTCctaa
- the tmem37 gene encoding voltage-dependent calcium channel gamma-like subunit has translation MAMAPATQEKSRPCFLEVLCSTLIILCVALSIVLSSIAVCDGLWLLKEHRRFGLWFFCEVDTENSGAPPICSRHIAEEVGQLLDHGIGLCRCLVCLAVVSAIFGLELLVLSQVTEGRSSRRRWHLGAWLVLLASGLAAAGVMAFLFLLWDYATPLRLTLTFWCQITATFLFFLNGMAARQIQNMAYFLPSSGVVGKLNEPLLTNHC, from the exons ATG GCTATGGCTCCTGCTACTCAGGAGAAGTCTCGTCCTTGTTTCCTGGAAGTACTGTGTAGCACTCTTATCATCTTGTGTGTGGCTCTTTCTATCGTCCTGTCCTCCATTGCAGTCTGTGATGGACTCTGGCTGCTAAAGGAGCACCGCAGGTTTGGCCTTTGGTTCTTCTGTGAAGTGGACACAGAGAACTCTGGTGCACCCCCTATTTGCAGTAGGCATATTGCAGAGGAAGTAGGACAGCTCCTGGATCACGGAATTGGACTGTGTCGCTGCCTTGTCTGTCTGGCTGTAGTGAGTGCCATCTTTGGCCTGGAGCTGCTGGTATTATCACAGGTGACCGAGGGACGGTCATCTCGACGGCGGTGGCATCTAGGGGCGTGGCTTGTGCTGCTGGCATCAGGATTGGCTGCTGCAGGGGTcatggcctttctgtttttattatggGATTATGCTACACCTCTAAGGCTCACACTCACTTTCTGGTGCCAGATCACTGCAACATTCCTCTTTTTCCTCAATGGCATGGCAGCACGCCAAATCCAAAATATGGCCTATTTTCTGCCCTCCAGTGGAGTTGTGGGGAAACTGAATGAGCCATTGTTGACTAACCACTGCTGA
- the dbi gene encoding acyl-CoA-binding protein, with translation MTEEAFKKAAEEVKQLKSKPADAEMLEIYSLFKQATVGDVNTARPGMLDFTGKAKWDAWDAKKGMSKEDAMKAYISKVEELKEKYGI, from the exons GAGGCGTTTAAAAAGGCAGCGGAGGAGGTAAAACAGCTGAAGTCAAAACCAGCTGATGCAGAGATGCTGGAGATTTACAGTCTGTTCAAACAGGCCACTGTAGGAGACGTCAACACCG CTCGGCCTGGCATGTTAGACTTTACTGGTAAAGCCAAGTGGGATGCCTGGGATGCAAAGAAAG GCATGAGTAAAGAAGATGCAATGAAGGCTTATATCAGCAAGGTGGAAGAGCTGAAAGAAAAATATGGAATCTAA